The DNA segment CTGATAACTTTTCCTTGTCAGCATTGATATCAGCATATTCAAACTGTGGTAGAATGGATGATGCTAGAAAGATCTTCaatcttgtaactgatccttgtATTGTATTATGGAATTCCATGATAGCAGGGTATGTGGCAAGCGATAAAGTGTCAGAGGCATTATTGCTTTTTGAGGAGATGCACAGAGAGGGAGTTATAGCGGATTCCTCTACATTAGCTAGTGTATTGAATGCATGTGCTAGTGCACATTCCCTTAAAAATTGTTTGCAAATGCATGCTTATGGTTGTAAGCTTGGACTGCTAGATGACCTTATCGTTGCTAGTGCTCTAGTTGACACATATGCTAAATGTGGACGTCCTCACGAAGCTGCCAATGTTTTTAATGAACTCAAAATACATGACACAGTCTTGCTAAATTCTATGATTACCATTTATTTTAGTTGCAACAGAATTGAATACGCGAGACAATTATTTGAGTCAATGCCCTATAAGAGCTTAATATCTTGGAATTCCATGTTAATTGGTCTTAGTCAAAATGGTTGTCCAGTTGAAGCACTGGATCTTTTCTGCAGGATGAATAGGTTGGATTTTAGGATGGACAAATTTAGTTTTTCAAGTGTGATCAGTGCCTGTGCAAGCATTGCATCAGTTGAACTTGGTGAACAGATTTTTGCAAGAGCTGTTATGATCGGTATTGATTGTGATCAAATAATTTCTACCTCCTTAATTGATCTTTACTGCAAGTGTGGTTTTGTTACTGATGCCAGGAAGCTCTTTAAACAAATGATGAAATCCGACGAGGTTTCTTGGAATTCTATGTTGATGGGTTATGCTACAAATGGTTATGGAAATGAAGCATTAAATCTATTCCGCGAAATGAGAAGTGCGGGTGTTTTGCCAACAAATATCACATTTATTGGAGTCTTGTCTGCCTGTGATCATTGTGGTCTACTGGAAGAGGGAAAAAGGTGGTTTTATTCAATGATTTATGATTACCACATTGATCCAGGGATTGAACATTACTCCTGTATGGTAGATCTTTATGCACGAGCAGGATGTCCTGAAGAAGCAGTAAAGCTAATTGAAAAGATGCCATTTGAGGCAGATTCAAGCATGTGGTTATCCATTCTGAGAGGATGTGTAGCTCATGGTAATAAGATACTAGGAGAGCTGGTGGCCAAACGCATTATAGAGCTTGATCCTGAGAATTCAGGTGCTTTCGTGCAATTATCAAACATATTTGCTTCATCTGAGGACTGGGAAAGATCTGCTTTTGTCCGGAGGCTGATGATAGAAAAGAAAATCTATAAGAGTTATGGTCGAAGTTGGAGTGATATATAAGAAGCGCATAGGTTCAGGGGTCTAGATAGTTATTATAGCAGTTGGAGAACTGCTGTGAggttagttttttattttttagccACCCACTTTAATATCAGTTAAAACTATTTATTGGCTTCTTTCTGGCTTGTGCATCTTCTTGTAGCAATGTTTTTCTTCTACTCTTATTGCATTATTTTCTAAGCACATCCCATTAGAACTTAGAAGGGCTTTTCCGAGATTTTGCTGTTTGAATCTGAGATGCCTTGATTTAGCCCAGAAAAGACTTGCAGCTGTCAGCTTCCAGCTTTTTCGTTCAAGCTCGTAGAATATATTTGCTCATATGAATTAATATCTTTCTATAAGAATTGATCATATTACTATTTTAGGTTCTTGAAATCTTGGAATTGTCTAGATGCATAGATGAGGAGTTCTTAGCTGTTCCCATCACCAAGGGAGATAAACATGAGTTTCAGAAATTTGCTGGGGGACTCAATACGACTACAGTTGAGGTATCCTAGACTGTTTCAGTCATACACGTGGTTTGGCAGTTCTTAACGGTGTTTTCTCTGAACATTCTTGGTGTTTCTATCTGTCGTTCATTATTGGCTTTCTTCGCCTCGCTTTTATTCCTGATACTGCCCGTGGCATCCAAGGTGCTCCTTCACATTTTTTAGGCCAGAAATTTgcaaaaagtttaaaaaaataaaatgagaaggGAGAGAAGTCTATGGTCTCGCAGAACTCATGGGCCTATACGACCAGAACGTTAGGAGTACGGAGCTATTTATAGACTGTCTTTATAGTTTTCAACTTTGGTGTTCAAGCTAATTTTCGCTTCTTTTCTGGTGTGATCACAGATTGGCATAGTGATCATGGGGATGATAAAAGCATGGTCTTACCTCGTATAGTAGCAGCAACTCAAGTAATTGTTGCTCCTATTCCCTTCAAAGGATGCTGATACTAAAGGGATCTTTGATGCTTGTGTTGCCATGGTTAAAAACTTGAATGTATCAGGTATTCATGCTGACGCAGATTTAAGAGACAACTCTTAAACTGGATGGAAATATTCACTGGTAGAATGATGGGGGATTCCTCTTAAGATGATTGAACTTGGACAAAACGGCCTTGCAAACTACCAGGTAGGAGTTGTAGTTTCTGCCCTTTCTTTCTACTTGCCAGTTGTTTAAGAAAGTCAAATAAGACAGGAGATCAGAAATAATTCGTTTTTTGTTGTTAGATTGTTATTTTTGGATACCGAACTTGATGCTATATATTTACTTATGGTTTGTAATAACTTTCACAGGTAAGAGCTGTTCGACACTACAATGCAGCCAAAACAGATATTTGTGTGGCTAATCTAGTCGAATAAAATCTATTTGATGTTGGAAAACAAAAGCAAGATTCTTGTCTTCAGGTTGTAAGAACCTGGGATGAATTTGTGGAAGCACTGAACCAAAAGATATTGGTCTTGGCTCGTTGGTGGTTATGAGGTGTATTGGCTTGGATTATGTGATTCTAAGGAACCCAAATAATGTAATCCTGACTGAATCGTTAGAGTTAGTAATCTAGAGTGCCGAATCAAATCTGGATTTTCCTTGAGATTCATGGTCCCTGTTCAAACTTCAAAAGATACTACTAGTTTCCTAGCACTTTCATAATGTTGCATACAGAATAAATTGAAAAATACGAGTGCAAATATCACGTCTTTTTATTTGGATGAAATGCAAATATTATGAACATACAATTTTTGTATGGCGAAGATGCGcacgcacacacacacaataCAGTAAGACGGACATAGACGATTTCTGAGTTAATATGTGATGCAGTATGCCACAGCTGCTACAATGACAATTCATTGCTGCTTGCTTTCATTATAGCTTGATATATAAATCCACCACCTGTAAAGACCGAATCCATAAACTATTGCGTAAACCACCGATCTGACTGGGTAGAATTTAAACCTGCAGATAGTCAAGATTCAGCAGTTAAGAAAATGTGTTACAGCGAATGAATTTCGATCGAATTGCAAAAAAGTGTGATATCATAACTTAGAGGTCATGCAGCAGGGTAACTTGTATTTCTATTTACTCTTTTTCAGGGTGGACAGTTCTGTAGTTGTCATATAACGGAATTTGGACCTAATGCAACCCTCTGAGCTAGCATATAAGGTAAAGATTGTCCGAGCATATATAAGGAGATAACCCATTCTCTAACCCAAAGTTATTTAACACCTCCCTCGCGCACAAGGCTTGAGTAAACCAAGAATATGATTAGGTTTGGCTATTATATCATGTCAAGAAGATAAAAATGGGTCTAAGGGGGATACTCTAAACCTCCTCCCCATCATGTTTGGGGCTCGATATTAGATATAAACCAAAAATATCATGATAAGAAACGGATATCGGAGTTTAACTTAATCCCAAGAACTAAACTTTTAGGGTTAATTTAGGCCAATATTTTTTTTAATCGTATTTAATCAACAACACGTGTTATTACGCAACAGAGAATAATATTAAGGAAAACACTATCAGACCACACCCATACTTCACTTCCAAGGACCTATCTCAGATGCATGGGCCTCAAATTTTTCCCCAGATTTGGTCCATGGTAAAGTGATTGATCTTTTATTAATTAACTCATAATCTCTTACTTAACAGATCAAATTTGAGCATGCCCTCAAATTATAACtccaataagtttaaaatttttaTACTTTCATAAGTACCTCTAGAGGGCAAAAATAATACTTATCTTTTACAGAGAATACATAACAGAAAGGGAGAATGTATCACCTAGTAGAAGTGAAGGGTCCGGGAGATTTGTTGGTGAAGTCATTCACAGTGACAGGGGTGCACCAATGTGAGACACTACGATCGAAGAATTCCCAATCAGGTAAAATAACAGCACATATAGCCAGCATTCCAAACAAGTAAGTCGCCACCATTTTGTCGAAAGACCGAGTGTAGAGACCAATCAACACTATAATTGCTGCCAAGCAGCTTACCGGTGCCCGAAAAATGGTCTCGTTGTTCGTCATGCTAAATACTTCAAGCTCCGCCCCTTCTTTCACAAAACAACGGTAACGAGCTAGAAAACAGTTGCGCTAAGGCGTGTCGGCTTTTCTTGCAATTGCTATGCTCTTGCTTCTTGCCTTATCTTACTTAGTAAAGCAACCTTTGGCACTACACCATCACCTTTTAGTGCTTGCTTAACCGAACAGGCAGAATTGCGACATGTGTTTCTACTAAGTACTACTTTTAGCTCTGTCTTGAGTATTTCTCACTGCAGTTATTGCGTAAGGCAAAGAAtaagaggaggaagaagaagatgattttTTACAGAGGAGATAAGATATTGCTGTGGAACATACCGGCTGATAAAAGGGTGTTTATTGCTGGATATAGCTAAACGAGGGAGTTGGTTGAGACTGCATTTAAAGCATATTTCGACTGCATTTCTGAGTTGCTACATTTGTACACTTCTTATCCTGCCAAATAAACTGGCAATTAATCTGAATTCTATAAAAACAATTTGATCCTATTTTAGACAATTTCCCCAATACTTTCGATTTACATGGTATAGTTTGCAAGTTAAATACACTAAATATATATATTCTTTCAGCTATTATTTTGAGTGCGGCTATACAATGTTATTTTCCCGAATTTAAATCACTTTGACAGATCTTCTTTTGTCACggatgtcacacctcttttttccgcgcccggggggcgcagggggagttttttccaattaaaggacaatcgaaacgggatttatttatttatttcagagtcgccacttaggagatttagggtgtcccaagtcaccaattttaatcccgaatcgaggaaaataatgactctatattacagtctgcgtaccagaaatccggataaggaattctgttaacccgggagaaggtgttaggcattcccgagttccgtggttctagcacggtcgctcaactgttatatttggcttatttatctgatttttaatacaatatgaacttatgtgcaaattttaacttttaaccgctttattattattgtttttacaagaatgtgaacatcgcttaaaacacgtctttggactgcgtcacatgaaatgcacccacaatccggaacgccttttatttgatgttttgagatttggatttgggtcgcatgaaatgcgcacccgagtttaagaaagtaaattattaaacgcgcgcctaaagagactatcgcgttattattttgcggaggccgtgaaattcgctaaacgaccctcccgaattctaagtaattttaaacaagtatttactgagggccccgcaatttgtatttttattcggcgaggctcatctcattcttattatttattattactattatatttatttattaatatttttttttttttttttttttaaggatgccattttatgtctttaacaatactaaacttaCGACCTCTTTACAATTAAATTCCCATGATTTGTTATAAGTTTAATAAGaggagtttagtgaatgagtgtttcgatagtagtaacagcatgcactaatactatttttttcGAATGAACTAaccgaaggaaaggacgaacagattaatgtcaaacttgtgtcatagtacgactagtccaacttaattaaacgacatcaaataaacaagaataacataacatgaaaatgaacaaaaatgcagacagtgaaacataggcagaaaatttccataccaatttttatattgcatctcaaacattcaacataaagtttatttatctaatacatcgaggtttactaacctttgcacctcgacaaactcagaacgacaaacacgattccgacggaactcaagccggacctctctgaacgaagaacaacgacggaacctcggacagcacctcgacgtaccggacctcgacgaaccaaagacgacctcgatggaaagctTGGACCCCACAACTGTCGACGCCCCAAGATTGTTAGTGGCTGCTGTATCTCCTACGCAGCAACGACCGCCTCCCTGACGACGAAGCAGCAGTAGGGGGCGACGGGCTGAATGACGGAGAAGATGGTGACGATGGTCGCCGGAGTTTGCTGGTTCGGCAGGTGGTCGTGGGGGTGACGGGGAGGGGTGGTGCCTGGGTGGTTTTTCTGCTGGTTTTCGTGAGGACGGTGGAAAGGCGATGAGGAGTTGGGCTGCGGCGATGGGTTGTCGCTGTGGGTCGCGGTGCTGGGTTTGGACACGGGGAGGTTGACGATGGTTTAACGTCGGAAAGGCGACGGGATGGGGGTGGTGCCTGGGTGGTTTTTCTGCTGGTTTTCGTGAGGACGGTGGTtatggggtcgtttgggcagctgGGAGGTTGGCGGGACTGGGGTTGCGACGGGGTGGGTTGTTGACGATGGGTGGTTGCGATAGTAATGGTCGAGGGCTATGGAGGTCGTTGGTTATGGAGGTCGTTAGTTATGGTGACGGAGGGGACGTCCGGGAGTGAGTTTTTTAGTAGGGTTTTTCTCTTTATTcgtttgaagaagaaagaggaacagtagcTTCCAAAACCAAATTTTCAAAGTCCGttttttcaattccaaaaaaatCCTCCCCCTTTcatgttttgtccgtgtatttgtaatgtctttgcccagaaaaatgagccccacgcgtggtggggttcaaggaatatgtcccccacgcgtggtggggttccccacgtgtcctggacacggtttattatgggctaggtccgaaaattaggcctaaaaccgggtagtttaaacccgaatattattcttttgcccggacccgagaaataggaacacgttgcttaactagtcctatgtaagcaaaataactaccaaaaataagactagtatttaaacaaaactatatatattttttttttaaaatattttttttaaagatttaaaatagctacaaaatattaatgaaactatttttttgtaattttcgtttttaagataaaatatgaagtaatattttttttgtatttttcaaagttaaaatgactatagaatattaataaaaaaactattttttgtaattttcgtttttaataaagacaaaatataaagtaatatttttttgtatttttccaaaattaaaatgactacaaatcattaatagaattatatttttttgtaattttcgaattttatataaagtaccaaaataaagtacaatttttgtatttttcaagtttatgagaaatacataaactaacatttatatatatattttgtgattttttctttttgcaacaaaataaggtaaaatagttaaaatagctatactagacccaatttcacatattcacgctaaaaatgtgaaaattctcggggagggttaaaaatcacgtgcttacagctgcccctctttgactggaaacacgaagagttttccgacaaagaacgactagacgtgtttttgacccgaccattgcttggacggactacacttaaggaaagggagggattgtgaccgagcccgggtatctgagctgcctacatatccttggttatacaggaatcaggccacgtgtagttcggaaatgagagagatagtgaagtgtaccgaggtgaagagccgatcgaggtgccgttctgtcgaggttccggtccgcgatcctgtcattacaacaaaaatgaaaactgaaaaagactaactaagcctatcagctactagttataaggattcctatctcttaagtcttctgaagcttggtcttgagtcttgaacgGTGCTTCacgcagactttggatctgaaccttgatacttgctagttgtaggtgctagttcttgagcagaccacatttgctCTCCACTTTCgtgtttttctccctttttgtttttctcttttctgaccagccttttgtgaatgctggggatttttattgcttcttgctggggattcctgttgtattcctctgctttattgattatgagtgtgctcctttctcatatgagcgggcttttgacttcaatacttcaattgtattcccttattctccaggtgggtgcctgatttctatttcttttgtccttgttctccaggtggacgcctgacttctatttttctttgtccttgttctccaggtggacgcctgatttcttcttttctttgacacgcaacaacctccgttctacaggcgggtccctgacaatcaaaacaaacaaaacaaacaaaatttcctaacccagtttgtactaggAAGAttcgtgagtcgttagcaaaattgtaactcatttatactactgatgcaatgatgagtaaactaaagactaggctaggatgtgcatctcctacgggtaaaacaaaacttttgttagcaaatgcgtctgctaaaataaaacctcaatgactcaaacaaaagtattcccgcattatactggtgggcgacctagaacttaaatgtattcccgcattatactggtgggcgacctagaacttaaaatgtattcccgcattatactggtgggcgacctagaacttaaaagtattcccgcattatactggtgggcgacctagaacttgaaatgtattcccgcattatactggtgggcgacctagaacttaaaatgtattcccgcattatactggtgggcgacctagaacttaaaagtattcccgcattatactggtgggcgacctagaacttaaaatgtattcccgcattatactggtgggcgacctagaacttaaaagtattcccgcattatactggtgggcgacctagaacttaaatgtattcccgcattatactggtgggcgacctagaacttaaatgtattcccgcattatactggtgggcgacctagaacttaaaagtattcccgcattatactggtgggcgacctagaacttaaaatgtattcccgcattatactggtgggcgacctagaacttaaaatgtattcccgcattatactggtgggcgacctagaacttaaaagtattcccgcattatactggtgggcgacctagaacttaaaatgtattcccgcattatactggtgggcgacctagaacttaaaagtattcccgcattatactggtgggcgacctagaacttaaatgtattcccgcattatactggtgggcgacctagaacttaaaatgtattcccgcattatactggtgggcgacctagaacttaaaagtattcccgcattatactggtgggcgacctagaacttaaaatgtattcccgcattatactggtgggcgacctagaacttaaaagtattcccgcattatactggtgggcgacctagaacttaaatgtattcccgcattatactggtgggcgacctagaacttaaaatgtattcccgcattatactggtgggcgacctagaacttaaaagtattcccgcattatactggtgggcgacctagaacttaaaagtattcccgcattatactggtgggcgacctagaacttaaaatgtattcccgcattatactggtgggcgacctagaacttaaaagtattcccgcattatactggtgggcgacctagaacttaaaagtattcccgcattatactggtgggcgacctagaacttaaaagtattcccgcattatactggtgggcgacctagaacttaaaatgtattcccgcattatactggtgggcgacctagaacttaaaagtattcccgcattatactggtgggcgacctagaacttaaaatgtattcccgcattatactggtgggcgacctagaacttaaaatgtattcccgcattatactggtgggcgacctagaacttaaaagtattgaaattgtttccccgttcttccgagaaaattttcgacaatcggcagaaaattttctgccccggtttttggtaacttccatggcattgcatcttgttgccgtcatcaattctttgctctcctgcaaaagacaaaaggatttagtcagttttaatcgtggtggtagagggtgcctttctggcgagcaatttttctctcttccccttttcttgctctttgtccccataattggttggcaggcaaagttgcctgttgggggtctctagcctgctggggattggttttcaatttatcccct comes from the Nicotiana sylvestris chromosome 4, ASM39365v2, whole genome shotgun sequence genome and includes:
- the LOC104216374 gene encoding putative pentatricopeptide repeat-containing protein At1g77010, mitochondrial, coding for MELDLQSCARLLNTFNTRQSLPKGKQLHLVFLKRGILNSALTIANRLLQMYAKCGQISDAKLLFDEMSQRNCFTWNTMIEGYMKWGNTNNSLYLFRSMPSKNEFSWNVVILGLVKAEELGVARRLLHEMPRKNEIVWNSLIHGYAKTGFPGVALCLFKEFIDWDFLEMRGASRIDSFVLATALGACADTRAVDLGKQIHARTIVDEVEVDSVLASSLVNMYGKGGDLDSASYILNRKQNPDNFSLSALISAYSNCGRMDDARKIFNLVTDPCIVLWNSMIAGYVASDKVSEALLLFEEMHREGVIADSSTLASVLNACASAHSLKNCLQMHAYGCKLGLLDDLIVASALVDTYAKCGRPHEAANVFNELKIHDTVLLNSMITIYFSCNRIEYARQLFESMPYKSLISWNSMLIGLSQNGCPVEALDLFCRMNRLDFRMDKFSFSSVISACASIASVELGEQIFARAVMIGIDCDQIISTSLIDLYCKCGFVTDARKLFKQMMKSDEVSWNSMLMGYATNGYGNEALNLFREMRSAGVLPTNITFIGVLSACDHCGLLEEGKRWFYSMIYDYHIDPGIEHYSCMVDLYARAGCPEEAVKLIEKMPFEADSSMWLSILRGCVAHGNKILGELVAKRIIELDPENSGAFVQLSNIFASSEDWERSAFVRRLMIEKKIYKSYGRSWSDI
- the LOC104216373 gene encoding signal peptidase complex-like protein DTM1, with the translated sequence MTNNETIFRAPVSCLAAIIVLIGLYTRSFDKMVATYLFGMLAICAVILPDWEFFDRSVSHWCTPVTVNDFTNKSPGPFTSTRFKFYPVRSVVYAIVYGFGLYRWWIYISSYNESKQQ